The DNA segment TAGACACAAAAAGACTTTTCCCCCAGTCCCCAGTCCCTAGCTATATCGCCAGAAAACAGTCATCTGCCATAAACATAGGTGACATCTTTATGATATGAGACATCGCCTGATTCTATAGTGTTCCTACATAGCTAGATATAATGCTAATTACATAAACTAAAACATAAGTATTACAGTATTTTGAGAAAAATTAATCTTTCGAGAGAATTAATTCACATTAGTCAGTGAAAATGCCTGTAATATATCACTTTCTACAAGTACATCAGTGTTATCTCCGGATTTTTTGGAGACTGTTACAAGTAAGATGATAATCTCTCATAGAAATTACCTTTGTTTGGTATAGTATCAAATCAATGATTCAGCTAAAATTAAGTCATCTAACTACTTATGGGGAGAGATATAACTTAAATCTTTATTTAGTTGTCAGCTGCTGTAGGGTCAGGTGAGGATTGAATGGGTAAGTTAATGAATAACTATGTCTATTTATCTAAATGATACTCAAAGTCCATCCAGAGTTTTGTAATCTATTTAACAATATGCGTAGTAATAGTTTTGTTACGCCATGTAGGGTGCGTCAGTAAGATAGAATCTGACTATACTCAGACATTATTCATACTGACCAAAGAGGCAGGTGAGCAGGGGGAAGGGAACAGAGGAGAAGTCCCTACCCTTGTCTCACAGATCCCTGTTCCTCTTCTTTGACGCACCCTAGCAAACCATCTATTTCGGATAATTTATTTTTTGGTGTTGTCTAATTACTACTACCTAAGAGAAACAGACTGAGTAGTGTGCCACTATTCCAGAGACTATGGAGAAGTATAGGAGCCAGGAGGTTACGCGATCGCGTGTATACTACTCCTAAAACGATACCTAAAGCTGTGAGTGGCAGTATTTCTGACAAACTGAGGTGGGCGACGGCAAACAATACAGCACTGGCTATGATTGCTCCCCAAACGGGTATGTAACGCGTCAAGGAAGGTAATAAGAATCCGCGAAACAGAACTTCTTCAAATAAAGGAGCAGCGATCGCAGCTGTCACGTAAAATATGCTCAATGCTGTAAAGTCTTGGCTTTCCAGTGCCAGTTGTAATAGAGGATTGCTACCACCCTGTCCTTGCCATAGCTGTTGATTAATCAAAGACACAATCACAACTATTGGTAAAGCTGCACAATAACCACCTAGTCCCCAGAGAAACCAATTATCTCGCAGGCGGAAACGAAACCAATATTGGGGTAACGGGAAAAAACGTTTAATTGAGAAATATAAGACTGATAGCGCGCCTGAGGCTACCAATAGATAACTGATGAAGACGGAAATGGCTTGTAGTCGGACATCAACGATGGGGCGAGGTATGGGGAGTAGCACCAACAAGGAAGGAACAAAAATTTGCCCCATGAAGAAAAAGCCCACAACAAAAACCAAAAGAATTGTTTCTACATCCCAAGGTGTTGACCAAGCTAACTCAGCATTCTGTCCCAACAAGGCTTCTTTTCCCTTGATCAAACGTTGAGCAATTAAGAAAATTAACAGTATCGTTCCTACTAACGCTGCTAGGCTAGGAACAGTTGCGATCGCCGCTAATTTAAATACAGCTTGAGCCGCAGCCTCTTGCTGTGTCGATTGTACTTGTGTTAAAGCGTCTTGTCGTTGCTGGAGTTGGTAAAGCTGAATCAAAGCTGTGGAGCGAAACCAGCCTTCTAAATTATGCTGGATTAACTGTTGAGCATCGGGAAACAGTCGTGGGGGATCACTCCACAGTCCACTCAACACGGCCGCAGTTTGCTCAATTTCTGTGCTGAGTTCTAAAGTGTCTGAACGCTTTTGTAATTCGCTCCAAGTTTTGATGGCTGTTTCTATCTGTCCTTGCTTTGCCTGCAAAATTCCTAGTTTTAAGTCTAATTCAGCCGAAAATTTTTGCAGTTCCTGGAGAGATTTCTGCAATTGCTTTTCTTTGTCATTACGAGAAGTATTTGTGGTAGGAGGAACGTCTGGTAAGGGTTTAGGCGGTGCAGGATTTTGGGATGAAGAACGCAGTTGTGCAAGTTGGTTTTGAGTTTTCGTCAAATTGGTTTGCACAGATTGACGGGTTTTTTCATATTCCTTGGTAGCGTTTTCCAGAGGTTTTTCCCCCAAAATTGCCTCTTGAATTACTTGGGGGCTATCATCGTTGCTATCCTCTGGTTGCCAAGCTTGTGCTTGCAGGGCAATATTAGTTTGGTATAGTTCCAAACGACTTTGAAACTGTGGTTCTTGCAAACTACCAAATAAAGACGAAACTGCTAAAAAAGCCGCTATCGGCGTGAGTACAAAAAATAAAACCAACCGCTTGATGGTCATCTATCCCCCTTTGACAAACCAGTAGGGAGCTGACTCCCCTTAGGAATTATCGCAAGAAAAAGTAATAGGTGGATAGATTCGCTCAATAAGATTGGCGTGAATAACTCTATGGATACATGAATTGACAAAGATCCTCTCAAGATTTGCCTAAAACTTTCGGATCTAACACGATTTGGGAACCAGATTGATTGACGTGATAAACCCAAGATTGATTCCCCACTCGTACCACCACTTCCCAACCTTGGACTGGTCTATATTCTTTGGTGCAGATTTCCCCAAAGTTAAACTCGCAGGGATTCCCAAAGGTTCTGCGTGTGACTTTGGTAATTTCTATGTTCCGTCTGGGTACACGAGAACGTCTAGCTGCATCTGTGAGAATATTATTAGCGATCGCTCGCGGTAGTTGGCTATTTTCGCCTACATTAGCTTTAGGATCGAGGACTATTTGGGAGCCAGATTGATTGACGTGATAAATCCAAGATTGATTCCCCACTCGCACCACCACTTCCCAACCTTGAACTGGTCGATATTCTTTGGTGCAGATTTCCCCAAAGTTAAACTCACAGGGATTCCCAAAGGTTCTGCGTGTGACTTTGGTAATTTCTATGTTCCGTCTGGGTACACGAGAACGTCTAGCTGCATCTGTGAGAATATTATTAGCGATCGCTCGCGGTAGTTGGCTATTTTCACCTACATTGGCTTTAGGATCGAGGACTATTTGGGAGCCAGATTGATTGACATGATAAACCCAAGATTGATTCCCCACTCGTACCACCACTTCCCAACCTTGGACTGGTCGATATTCTTTGGTGCAGATTTCCCCAAAGTTAAACTCACAGGGGTTCCCAAAGGTTCTTCGTGTGGCTTGAGTGATTCTTAAATTAGTGATTCTGATTCCAGAACGTCGGGAAGCATCATTGAGTACTGCTCTAGCGACGTAACCAGGTAAGCGATTCTGAGAGTTTTGAGATAGTTCTATCGATTCTGTTGCTGGTGTAGCTGTAGCTCTATAGTCACCAGCCAAACTGAGTCCAGAAGATAGCAGGCTAGTTAACGCCAGAGTCAAAACTAACTTTTTAGCGAACTGATGATGTCTGTTAATTACAGGGGGTAATTCAATGATGGGTTTCATAAAACCTCTTGATATGATTCGTATCTTGACTAAAAGACGAATAATAAACACCTAATGGCTATCTAGTTTCATAAAAATCATCAATTATTGAAGACTTTTTGGACAAAGCACATTACCCGCTTGTTGCCTCCCCTACTTAAGATTGACTTTATGAATAGTCTCTAACTATTTAGCCTGTTCATCATGTTCAACTACTTCCGATTTCTCTGTTAATGGTTTGACAACTCGTGCGATCGCTTCCTGCACAAATGCTTTAATAAACTCATCCCGGCGATTCATTTGAAATTGCTTCTGCACTACCTCCGTCATCCCCCCATCGCCCCAATCTTGGTCATGACGAAAATATTCAATGAAACTTTTACCTGCAATTCTGGTTAAATAAGCGGCTGTTACCCCTTGAATGGCTTTGCCAATCACAAAAGTGGCAACATTTAGTTGTAAGGCTGTGGTTAGTAATTGAATTGCTCCCTTGACAATACCTAAACTAGCAATCGTCTTGGCTAAGGAAAGGGCTAATTCTCGTCCCCGTTCCATGTTCAATTCACAACCATAGACTCTACCAATTTCTACAACCATTTGGGCATTCACAGCCGCAGTTACCAGTAAATCTACTACAGGTAAAGGTGTAACTGATACCACACCCGCCCCAATCCACTGAAAACGCTCGACAATTTTATCAGCTTGGCGGCGACGTTGCGCGTCTATGAGTTTGCGGGCTTCTTCTCCTAAACGCAGAGATTGTAAAAGAATATTATCCGCCACCAAATCCTCACCCTCAGCCCGTAAAATCGCCGCCATCCGCCGCAATAAGGGGACAATATCTGGTTCTGGTTGGAATGGTTCCCCTGTTTCTAATTGTGCCGCTTCGGGGTTAGCTGCGATCGCTACGACATCATTTGTAGCAATAAATCCCAGCACTCGTTGGCGTAACCGTGCCAAAATCGCCTCTTTATCTTCATCTGTATACAAGTCGGTTTTGTTGAGAACTAGGAGCGATCGCTTACCAATTTCCGCTAAACTTTTCAAAGGCTCATATTCTGAGCGTCTTAAATCATTATCCACCACAAATAATAGTAAGTCTGCCTCTGTTGCCAATGCCCTGGCTAGTTGTTCCCGCTCTGTTCCCGCCACCCCAGCTTCTAAAATCCCTGGCGTATCTGTAATTAAAATCTTCCTTTCCAACCCCTTCAAGCGCAAACAGTAAGTTTCTCCTACTTGGGTTGTCCCCATTGGTGCATCTACCTTGCCTACCATTCGTCCCATAATTGCATTGACTAAGGAAGTTTTGCCAGCACTCCCTGTCCCAAACACCACTACTTGAATTTCACCCCGTGCTAAGTTGGCTTCAATCTCTTTGGAACGACTTAATAAAGCTTGGCGCGCTACTTCATCTTGAATTTGCGACACCTGTTGCCGCACCGCCTGTAAAGTAGATGAAGCCGCATCAGATTTAGCAGCCGGGATTTGCGCTGCTGTCACGCGGCGACGGTTACGGCGGGAACGTTGTTCACCAGCCTGCAACACCATCACATAATAGACAAAAGCCGCAACTAAGCAGCCGATGAGGACAATCAGCAGTAATAACAGCAAATTGCCCAGTAATGGGGAATAAGATAATTGCCAGTAAAGACGTGAGAGGGAATCAATCAGCCACAGGGCAAGTCCCAGTATGACAATTAAACCAACAATCAGCGTGACTATGCGCGACAGAGGCATGGGTGAGGGCGGTAAAGATTAAATAGGCAGATGCTTCTGATCTTATAAGATGAGTTAAGACTGATATATCCTTCTCGCTAGAGATACAATCCAATTACCCATTACCCATTACCCATCTTCCCTGTAGGTGAGGATTTTAAAAGCAGTGTAAATAAAAGGGTTTAAGACCCTTACGTCTATACGTAGTGGCGTGTCTAGACTAAAATAGTGCATAAAAATAACTCTTGTGGTGTGAGCAAGATGCCAATTCCACAAGACAGTCGCTACATTTTGGATATTTTTTTATCTGGAAGTCCCTTATCGCAATTATCAAAAAAGAAGATGTAAATAAACAGTCAAATTTTAAATAGCCACACCCTGATAGAAGTGTGTGAGTTAACTTTTTGATCAGGTAAACTCTTGCTTTCCCAGCTTAAATTGCTGTAGATTCTGGTATTTCAAACTTATAACCGTAACCGCGAACAGTTTTAATAAACTCCGGTATACTGGTATCAGATTCTAACTTCTTACGTAGTTGTCCGATGTGTACGTCAACCACCCGTCCATCTCCTACATAGTCACAACCCCAAATTTTTTGAATTAATTGAGGACGGCTCCAAGCTTGACCAGGATGACTAGCTAAGAAATGGAGAATATTAAACTCCAAAGCGGTGAGATTCAGAGGTTTATCGTTAAGAGTTACCTCTCTTCCTTCTGGGTTAATTGCTAACTGCTTAAATATCAAGCGTTGTGAAGGAGAAGGTTTAATAGAGCGGATACGTCTTAAAAGAGCTTGGACGCGAACTTCAATTTCAGCCAAACTAAATGGCTTCGTAATGAAGTCATCAGCACCAGCAGCCAGGATTCTAATTTTGTCAGCTTCCTCTGTTCTTCCAGTCAAGATCATCACCAAGACGTTATTACGGCTCTGCATTTCTTGGCAAAGACTGTAGCCACTGGTGTCTGGAAGATTCCAATCAAGAATCACCAAGGCTGGGTTAAATTGCTCAAACAATGACAAAGCTGTTTTACCATCTGCCGCAGACTCTATTTGATATTTGCGGCTTAAAAAGCGATATATGAGGTTACGGACTCCAAAATCGTCATCTACAACAAGAATTTTGGGGTTTGTAGCGGAAAGCATCACCATATTGTTTCAGCGATTGTTATGGCCTATTGTTTATCTAGCGTTTTGCTGTTTGTTATGCTCCTACACAAGAGACAGCCGTTAAGGTGATTGTGTTATGAGCGCTTCTAGTAAGGAGCGTTGGTTGAGGTCTACCTCTAGTGAATACGTAGACCAACAATATCTGACAGGAATACATTATTTCTGTATTACTTAGCTACACTTAATTTTCCATTAAATTTCTGAAAAGTTCAGCCATGATTATGCAAACAAAATGTATGACTTTTGTATAACCTTGGTATGTCTTTCTGCTTACGTGCTAAAATTACGAATCTTCACTGTTGAGAGAAGTCGATAGTTTTCAGTGTGTTTCCCGATTTGTAGAACTTCTCTAAATCAATCTAGTCGGCTTCAAAATCAAGCGACGAAACAATCCATTTAAAAAATCCGTAGTATAGTCTACTCTGATTTAACTCATGGAAAAACTACCTACGGGGAGATATGAGTATTTGTCCGGAGT comes from the Nostoc sp. PCC 7120 = FACHB-418 genome and includes:
- a CDS encoding CPBP family intramembrane glutamic endopeptidase, whose product is MTIKRLVLFFVLTPIAAFLAVSSLFGSLQEPQFQSRLELYQTNIALQAQAWQPEDSNDDSPQVIQEAILGEKPLENATKEYEKTRQSVQTNLTKTQNQLAQLRSSSQNPAPPKPLPDVPPTTNTSRNDKEKQLQKSLQELQKFSAELDLKLGILQAKQGQIETAIKTWSELQKRSDTLELSTEIEQTAAVLSGLWSDPPRLFPDAQQLIQHNLEGWFRSTALIQLYQLQQRQDALTQVQSTQQEAAAQAVFKLAAIATVPSLAALVGTILLIFLIAQRLIKGKEALLGQNAELAWSTPWDVETILLVFVVGFFFMGQIFVPSLLVLLPIPRPIVDVRLQAISVFISYLLVASGALSVLYFSIKRFFPLPQYWFRFRLRDNWFLWGLGGYCAALPIVVIVSLINQQLWQGQGGSNPLLQLALESQDFTALSIFYVTAAIAAPLFEEVLFRGFLLPSLTRYIPVWGAIIASAVLFAVAHLSLSEILPLTALGIVLGVVYTRSRNLLAPILLHSLWNSGTLLSLFLLGSSN
- a CDS encoding YcjF family protein, which codes for MPLSRIVTLIVGLIVILGLALWLIDSLSRLYWQLSYSPLLGNLLLLLLIVLIGCLVAAFVYYVMVLQAGEQRSRRNRRRVTAAQIPAAKSDAASSTLQAVRQQVSQIQDEVARQALLSRSKEIEANLARGEIQVVVFGTGSAGKTSLVNAIMGRMVGKVDAPMGTTQVGETYCLRLKGLERKILITDTPGILEAGVAGTEREQLARALATEADLLLFVVDNDLRRSEYEPLKSLAEIGKRSLLVLNKTDLYTDEDKEAILARLRQRVLGFIATNDVVAIAANPEAAQLETGEPFQPEPDIVPLLRRMAAILRAEGEDLVADNILLQSLRLGEEARKLIDAQRRRQADKIVERFQWIGAGVVSVTPLPVVDLLVTAAVNAQMVVEIGRVYGCELNMERGRELALSLAKTIASLGIVKGAIQLLTTALQLNVATFVIGKAIQGVTAAYLTRIAGKSFIEYFRHDQDWGDGGMTEVVQKQFQMNRRDEFIKAFVQEAIARVVKPLTEKSEVVEHDEQAK
- a CDS encoding response regulator transcription factor, with translation MVMLSATNPKILVVDDDFGVRNLIYRFLSRKYQIESAADGKTALSLFEQFNPALVILDWNLPDTSGYSLCQEMQSRNNVLVMILTGRTEEADKIRILAAGADDFITKPFSLAEIEVRVQALLRRIRSIKPSPSQRLIFKQLAINPEGREVTLNDKPLNLTALEFNILHFLASHPGQAWSRPQLIQKIWGCDYVGDGRVVDVHIGQLRKKLESDTSIPEFIKTVRGYGYKFEIPESTAI